In one Pseudodesulfovibrio tunisiensis genomic region, the following are encoded:
- a CDS encoding complex I subunit 4 family protein, whose product MDFGYPVLTLLIFFPLVAACGLFFIRAPQVVRTYTMAASLIELLLAIPTLGFQFNADFQFVERIPWVAKWGLEYYLAVDGISILMVWLSLVVLPLCVMCSWTYIGKRVKEFHFCLLFMTAACVGVFCAMDFVLFYVFWEAMLIPMYLLIAVWGGDDRKYASIKFFLYTLAGSTLLLAAIVAFRISGGTFAIPELMTQTFGFRFQFWAFLAMALAFAIKVPMFPFHTWLPAAHVQAPAAGSVILAAVLLKMGTYGFLRFCLPLTPAASEYFAPMMIAISIASILYGGAIALGQSDIKKLIAYSSVAHMGFVTLGIFLFNMRGVQGALFQMLNHGIITGALFMMIGCVYERSHSREISHNMGMGKYMPGFMAFWGLYALASFGFPGTNGFVGEMLVFVGAFKHAIWLGMAIVPGALLGAAYMFRVSLKMAWGVPGTAKGWKDLNAREYMYLIVPAVFVLYIGLNPAIFFKVIDPSVQKLLKDFDSRRQIVQVETVQPLETAARNLDSVLAARQ is encoded by the coding sequence TTGGACTTCGGATACCCGGTTCTGACCTTACTGATCTTCTTCCCGCTCGTGGCGGCGTGCGGCCTGTTCTTCATCAGGGCGCCACAGGTGGTGCGGACATATACCATGGCCGCGTCCCTGATCGAGCTGCTGCTGGCCATTCCCACATTGGGATTTCAATTCAACGCGGACTTCCAGTTCGTCGAACGCATTCCCTGGGTCGCCAAATGGGGACTGGAATACTATCTGGCCGTGGACGGCATCAGCATTCTGATGGTCTGGCTCAGTCTGGTGGTCCTGCCCCTTTGCGTGATGTGCTCATGGACGTACATCGGCAAGCGGGTCAAGGAATTCCACTTCTGCCTGCTGTTCATGACCGCTGCGTGCGTGGGCGTTTTCTGCGCCATGGACTTCGTGCTGTTCTACGTGTTCTGGGAAGCCATGCTCATCCCCATGTATCTGCTCATAGCGGTATGGGGCGGCGACGACAGGAAGTACGCTTCCATCAAGTTCTTCCTGTACACTCTGGCCGGTTCCACCCTGCTGCTGGCGGCCATCGTGGCCTTCCGCATCTCGGGCGGCACTTTTGCCATTCCGGAACTCATGACCCAGACCTTCGGCTTCCGTTTCCAGTTCTGGGCATTTCTGGCCATGGCGCTGGCCTTTGCCATCAAGGTGCCCATGTTCCCGTTCCACACATGGCTTCCGGCTGCGCACGTTCAGGCCCCTGCGGCCGGGTCCGTGATTCTGGCGGCCGTGCTGCTGAAGATGGGAACCTACGGCTTCCTGCGCTTCTGCCTGCCGCTGACTCCGGCGGCCAGCGAATACTTCGCCCCCATGATGATCGCGATCTCCATCGCCTCCATCCTGTACGGCGGAGCCATCGCCCTCGGGCAGAGCGACATCAAGAAACTGATCGCCTATTCCTCGGTGGCCCACATGGGCTTCGTGACGCTGGGCATCTTCCTGTTCAACATGCGCGGCGTGCAGGGGGCCCTGTTCCAGATGCTGAACCACGGCATCATCACGGGGGCGCTCTTCATGATGATCGGCTGCGTGTATGAGCGGAGCCACAGCCGGGAGATCAGCCACAACATGGGCATGGGCAAGTACATGCCCGGATTCATGGCTTTCTGGGGTCTGTATGCACTGGCATCCTTCGGCTTTCCCGGAACAAACGGGTTCGTGGGCGAGATGCTGGTTTTCGTGGGCGCTTTCAAGCATGCCATATGGCTTGGCATGGCCATCGTGCCCGGCGCGCTGCTCGGCGCGGCCTACATGTTCCGCGTGTCCCTGAAAATGGCGTGGGGCGTTCCCGGGACCGCCAAGGGATGGAAGGACCTGAATGCCCGTGAATACATGTATCTGATCGTGCCTGCCGTGTTCGTCCTGTACATCGGGCTGAATCCGGCCATCTTCTTCAA
- a CDS encoding Na(+)/H(+) antiporter subunit D — METSFLHPSAGFLLLAFVTLFIPKELWKQKVVRYVALIPPVLALYSVMMVEPGTYGFLTYLDQGLVLGRVDKLSVIFGQVFAIIAIAGTIYSLHVEEKGHYVAGSLYVAGGFGCVFAGDLVTVFLFWELMSIGSTFLVWQARTKESVGAGFRYFMYHTVGGLLLLGGLLLKYKATGSFVFDWVDPAAAQYYDWLILLGFCVNAAVVPLHAWLPDAYPRASIAGAVFMCAFTTKTAVYVLCRGFHGWSVLAFAGTAMAVYGVLYACIENNARRILSYHIVSQVGYMVAGIGIGTAMTMNGAVAHAYAHILYKGLLFMGAGAILYATGTAKLDKLGGLVHKLPWVMVWYMVAALSISGMPLFNGFISKTMTIAGAAEAHQVLLALGMEIAAVGTFISVGIKLPYFAFWGRKKEYEGEVKPIPVNMYVAMAFTGSLCIIQGVYPDILYRYLPFAVEHQYVPWTVWNVLQALLLLGFSGLAFYLTRKIITPHASLNLDFDWFYRLIGRVTMRVFCWPVSKVDDVWTEVYRTVGLRSLIGLGNATSVFDKKGIDTVVDGSAYTVRNIGRLGARVQTARLQDYLALAAVLGLGIFALVWYFG, encoded by the coding sequence ATGGAGACTAGTTTTCTCCACCCGTCCGCGGGTTTTCTGCTGCTGGCGTTCGTCACGCTCTTCATTCCGAAGGAGCTGTGGAAACAGAAAGTGGTCCGCTATGTGGCCCTGATTCCGCCGGTGCTGGCCCTGTATTCGGTCATGATGGTGGAGCCGGGCACCTACGGGTTTTTGACCTATCTTGATCAGGGATTGGTGTTGGGGCGCGTGGACAAGCTGTCCGTGATTTTCGGACAGGTCTTCGCCATCATCGCCATTGCAGGCACGATCTATTCCCTGCATGTGGAGGAAAAGGGCCATTACGTGGCCGGCTCCCTGTATGTTGCGGGCGGTTTCGGTTGTGTATTCGCGGGCGATCTGGTCACGGTGTTCCTGTTCTGGGAACTCATGAGCATCGGTTCCACCTTTCTGGTCTGGCAGGCCCGGACAAAGGAATCCGTGGGAGCCGGTTTCCGGTATTTCATGTACCATACCGTGGGCGGCCTGCTTCTGCTCGGCGGCCTGCTGCTCAAGTACAAGGCCACGGGCAGCTTCGTGTTCGACTGGGTCGATCCCGCAGCCGCTCAATACTATGACTGGCTGATTCTTCTCGGCTTCTGCGTGAATGCGGCCGTGGTGCCCCTGCATGCATGGCTGCCGGACGCCTATCCCCGTGCATCCATTGCGGGCGCGGTGTTCATGTGCGCCTTCACCACCAAGACCGCCGTGTACGTGCTTTGCCGCGGATTCCACGGCTGGAGCGTGCTGGCGTTCGCCGGTACGGCCATGGCAGTGTATGGTGTGCTGTACGCGTGCATCGAGAACAATGCGCGGCGAATCCTGTCCTACCACATCGTGTCCCAGGTCGGATACATGGTGGCAGGCATCGGCATCGGCACGGCAATGACCATGAATGGCGCCGTGGCTCACGCCTATGCCCACATCCTGTACAAGGGCCTCCTGTTCATGGGAGCCGGCGCCATCCTGTATGCCACGGGCACGGCCAAGCTCGACAAACTCGGCGGTCTTGTCCACAAGCTGCCGTGGGTCATGGTCTGGTACATGGTCGCGGCTCTGTCCATCTCCGGCATGCCGCTCTTCAACGGCTTCATCTCCAAGACCATGACGATTGCCGGGGCTGCCGAGGCGCATCAGGTGCTGTTGGCTCTGGGCATGGAGATTGCGGCGGTCGGTACGTTCATTTCGGTGGGCATCAAGCTGCCGTACTTCGCCTTCTGGGGAAGAAAGAAGGAATACGAGGGTGAAGTAAAGCCCATTCCCGTGAACATGTATGTGGCCATGGCCTTTACCGGTTCGCTCTGCATCATTCAGGGCGTGTATCCGGACATCCTGTATCGCTACCTGCCGTTTGCGGTGGAACACCAGTACGTGCCCTGGACCGTGTGGAACGTGCTTCAGGCGCTGCTGCTCCTGGGATTCTCCGGGCTGGCGTTCTACCTGACCCGCAAGATCATCACCCCGCACGCCTCCCTGAACCTCGACTTCGACTGGTTCTACAGGCTGATTGGCAGGGTAACCATGCGCGTGTTCTGCTGGCCGGTTTCCAAGGTCGACGACGTGTGGACCGAGGTCTATCGGACCGTGGGACTCAGATCGCTCATAGGACTGGGCAATGCCACTTCGGTCTTTGACAAGAAGGGCATTGACACCGTTGTTGACGGCAGCGCGTACACGGTTCGCAACATCGGACGCCTCGGTGCCCGTGTGCAGACCGCGCGGTTGCAGGATTATCTGGCACTGGCGGCCGTTCTCGGCCTGGGCATATTCGCCCTGGTTTGGTACTTCGGCTAG
- a CDS encoding monovalent cation/H+ antiporter subunit D family protein: MIDGVTIESSRILLPVAITLVAPFAIWLNRKNENNREACSFIAAALTFLSVLSLAPAVLDGKVWGFTLFHIMPGITVSFAADGLSMIFGIVASFLWFFATSYNIGYMRELREHAQTRYYICFATAIFGAMGVSFSANVFTLYLFYEVITVFTYPLVAHHQDREAFIGARKYIIYLMGTSKLFLLPAMVLTYVLCGTLDFNLTDIAHGMFPAEVVAEHPRLVAMTYVLFIAGIGKAALMPFHNWLPSAMVAPTPVSALLHAVAVVKAGVFCVSRLILSAFGTKTLGGLTLSMLYIGEPGSGLGDTNLGIATAFVAAFTIVVASFIALTKDDIKARLAYSTVSQLSYVVIGVAMLADSAVQGGLMHIAHHAFSKITLFFGAGAIYVATHLKKISLMNGLGRRMPWTFAAFGLASVSMIGMPPVCGFVSKWYLVNGTLQVGQTVLLVALLLSTALNAGYFVPILYRAFFKKPAPDANIEQYNEAPKVMVIPLFATGVISVLLGLYPQTFLNFINVFGKF; encoded by the coding sequence ATGATCGACGGGGTTACAATCGAAAGTTCCCGGATTCTTCTGCCTGTGGCGATCACGCTGGTCGCTCCGTTCGCCATCTGGCTCAACCGGAAAAACGAGAACAACCGCGAGGCGTGCAGCTTCATTGCCGCCGCGCTGACGTTCCTGTCCGTGCTGTCCCTGGCCCCGGCCGTGCTGGACGGCAAGGTCTGGGGCTTCACGCTGTTCCACATCATGCCCGGCATCACGGTCTCGTTCGCGGCCGACGGCCTGAGCATGATCTTCGGCATCGTGGCTTCGTTCCTGTGGTTCTTCGCAACCAGCTACAACATCGGCTACATGCGGGAACTCAGGGAACACGCCCAGACCCGGTACTACATCTGTTTTGCAACCGCGATCTTCGGCGCCATGGGCGTCAGCTTCTCGGCGAACGTGTTCACCCTGTATCTCTTCTATGAAGTCATCACGGTGTTCACCTATCCGCTGGTCGCGCATCATCAGGACAGGGAAGCATTCATCGGCGCGCGGAAGTACATCATCTACCTGATGGGTACCTCCAAGCTCTTCCTGCTGCCCGCCATGGTCCTGACCTACGTGCTGTGCGGCACTCTTGATTTCAACCTGACGGACATCGCTCACGGCATGTTCCCGGCAGAGGTTGTTGCCGAACATCCCAGACTGGTGGCCATGACCTACGTCCTGTTCATCGCGGGTATCGGCAAGGCCGCGCTCATGCCGTTCCACAACTGGCTGCCTTCGGCAATGGTCGCACCCACTCCGGTGTCGGCGTTGCTGCATGCGGTGGCAGTGGTCAAGGCAGGCGTGTTCTGCGTGAGCCGCCTGATCCTGTCCGCGTTCGGCACCAAGACACTGGGAGGCCTGACCCTGAGCATGCTGTACATCGGCGAGCCCGGATCCGGTCTGGGGGACACGAATCTCGGCATAGCCACTGCGTTCGTGGCGGCATTCACCATTGTGGTCGCCTCGTTCATCGCGCTGACCAAGGACGACATCAAGGCGCGTCTGGCCTATTCCACGGTCAGCCAGCTTTCCTATGTGGTCATCGGCGTGGCCATGCTCGCCGACTCCGCAGTGCAGGGCGGGCTGATGCACATTGCCCACCACGCGTTTTCCAAGATCACGCTCTTCTTCGGCGCAGGCGCAATCTACGTGGCCACGCATCTGAAGAAGATCAGCCTGATGAACGGGCTGGGGCGCAGGATGCCCTGGACGTTCGCGGCATTCGGGCTGGCGTCCGTGTCCATGATAGGCATGCCGCCGGTCTGCGGCTTCGTGTCCAAATGGTATCTGGTCAATGGCACGCTTCAGGTCGGGCAGACCGTGCTTCTGGTTGCCCTGCTGCTGTCCACGGCCCTGAACGCCGGGTACTTCGTGCCCATCCTGTACAGGGCATTCTTCAAGAAGCCTGCACCGGACGCCAACATCGAACAGTACAATGAAGCGCCAAAGGTGATGGTCATTCCGCTGTTCGCGACGGGTGTGATTTCGGTTCTGCTGGGCCTGTATCCCCAGACGTTCCTCAACTTCATCAACGTCTTCGGGAAGTTCTAG
- the nuoK gene encoding NADH-quinone oxidoreductase subunit NuoK — protein sequence MSALTLYQIVALILLSAGLFGLCQRRSLVGMLISVELMLNGAGLSIVAAAQLTEFDAVLGQLGTLFVMGLAAAEATLVLAIIVVIARRFGSARTSEITTLKD from the coding sequence ATGAGTGCGCTGACTCTCTATCAGATCGTGGCTCTCATTCTGCTCTCGGCCGGGCTGTTCGGCCTGTGCCAGCGCAGGAGCCTCGTCGGCATGCTGATCTCCGTGGAGCTGATGCTCAACGGTGCGGGCCTGTCCATTGTGGCGGCGGCCCAGCTCACGGAGTTCGATGCGGTCCTCGGCCAGCTCGGCACCCTGTTCGTCATGGGGCTTGCCGCTGCCGAAGCCACGCTCGTGCTGGCGATCATCGTGGTAATTGCCCGGCGGTTCGGATCCGCCAGAACCAGTGAAATCACTACGCTGAAGGATTGA
- a CDS encoding NADH-quinone oxidoreductase subunit J family protein, protein MEVMAKVAFGVYTLFILCGAIAAVSANSLVRALVGLITTLVGVAGMYLMLASPFMAFMQLLIYVGAVSVLIFFAIMLTPAQSESEDNRPASMKKYVYSLAGAAAPAGVLGWVVLTAKVDSTAVPVEVGIEALGHGLLGSYLLPFEIISAVLMVAMSGAVLLAWEKRGKK, encoded by the coding sequence ATGGAAGTCATGGCTAAAGTGGCATTCGGGGTCTACACCCTCTTCATATTGTGCGGCGCCATCGCTGCGGTCTCGGCAAACAGCCTTGTCCGCGCTCTGGTCGGCCTGATCACCACCCTCGTGGGGGTGGCGGGCATGTATCTCATGCTGGCATCGCCGTTCATGGCCTTCATGCAGCTGCTCATTTACGTGGGCGCGGTCAGCGTGCTGATTTTCTTTGCCATCATGCTGACACCGGCCCAGTCCGAGAGCGAAGACAATCGGCCTGCGTCCATGAAAAAGTACGTGTACAGCCTGGCTGGGGCCGCGGCTCCGGCAGGCGTGCTCGGCTGGGTGGTCCTGACCGCCAAGGTGGACAGCACGGCGGTTCCCGTCGAGGTGGGAATCGAGGCGCTTGGGCACGGGCTTCTCGGCTCGTATCTTCTGCCGTTCGAGATCATTTCGGCTGTGCTGATGGTGGCCATGTCCGGAGCCGTGCTTCTGGCATGGGAGAAGAGGGGGAAGAAATGA